The proteins below are encoded in one region of Clostridium fermenticellae:
- a CDS encoding ABC transporter ATP-binding protein, with amino-acid sequence MVKLLKYLKPFLGMILGAVLLLFIQAMCDLTLPDYTSNIVNNGIQQGGIVNAVPNALRKSQMEKINVFVNENDKSEISKDYIFIDKSSKDYSYYLKRYPNLKYEPIFVLKKISKTEESKLNPIMGKAMLEVSGIDKIKSTAKNGVINFNGMNIPSNTDLFAVISKMSGSQKNKIIDVMNKKISGLGDNMITQSAAPLVKNEYKALGANTDKLQSRYIVKTGIAMLIISLIGGVCAVAVGYLASKTAAGLAKNLRKSIFDKVEHFSNAEFDKFSTASLITRSTNDITQIQMLIVIMIRMIFYAPIMGIGGIMRAMGKSHSMSWIIALAIIVLLGLILVVFSATIPKFKIIQKLIDKLNLVTRENLSGMMVIRAFNTQKFEENRFDKANRDVTNTNLFVNRVMVTMMPAMMLIMNGITLLIVWVGAHNIADSTMQVGDMMAFMQYAIQIIMAFLMLAVMFILVPRASVSAGRISEVLETDLSIVDDKNPKSFDMDKSGVIEFRNVSFKYPGASEYALKGINFKALPNKTTAFIGSTGSGKTTLVNLIMRFYDVTNGEIFVDGVNIKEASQHELRDKIGYVPQKGYLFSGTIESNLKYADENANEKQILNAAEISQSMEFIEQKPQKLKTEISQGGSNVSGGQKQRLSIARALVKKPEVYIFDDSFSALDFKTDAALRRALKKETSASTFLIVAQRISTIMDADQIIVLDNGRIVGNGTHEELMKKCSIYREIAVSQFSEEELA; translated from the coding sequence ATGGTCAAGTTATTAAAGTATTTAAAACCTTTTTTAGGTATGATTTTAGGTGCTGTATTACTTTTATTTATTCAAGCTATGTGTGATCTTACACTTCCAGATTATACATCTAATATTGTAAATAATGGAATACAACAGGGCGGTATTGTAAATGCTGTTCCGAATGCATTAAGAAAAAGTCAAATGGAAAAAATAAATGTTTTTGTTAATGAAAATGATAAAAGTGAAATATCCAAAGATTATATATTTATTGACAAATCAAGTAAGGATTATTCATATTATTTAAAACGATATCCAAATTTAAAATATGAACCGATCTTTGTACTTAAAAAAATCAGCAAAACGGAAGAAAGTAAATTGAATCCTATTATGGGTAAAGCAATGCTTGAGGTGTCAGGCATTGACAAAATCAAATCTACTGCAAAAAATGGTGTTATTAATTTTAATGGAATGAATATACCATCAAATACAGATTTATTTGCAGTGATTTCTAAAATGTCGGGCAGTCAGAAAAATAAAATTATTGATGTTATGAATAAAAAAATATCTGGTTTAGGTGACAACATGATTACTCAATCTGCTGCCCCACTAGTTAAAAATGAATATAAGGCACTTGGAGCAAATACAGACAAACTTCAGAGCAGATATATAGTAAAGACCGGAATTGCTATGCTTATAATATCTCTTATTGGAGGAGTATGTGCAGTTGCAGTTGGTTATTTGGCATCTAAAACTGCCGCTGGTCTTGCAAAAAATTTACGTAAAAGTATATTTGACAAAGTTGAACATTTTTCAAATGCAGAATTTGATAAATTTTCAACAGCATCACTAATAACGAGAAGTACCAATGATATTACACAGATACAAATGTTAATAGTAATAATGATAAGAATGATATTTTACGCTCCTATAATGGGAATTGGCGGAATAATGAGAGCCATGGGAAAGAGTCATTCTATGTCATGGATTATAGCGCTTGCGATTATAGTCTTGCTTGGATTAATTTTAGTTGTATTTTCAGCCACAATTCCTAAGTTTAAAATAATACAAAAACTTATAGATAAGCTGAATCTTGTAACTCGTGAAAATCTTTCAGGAATGATGGTAATAAGAGCTTTTAATACACAGAAATTTGAAGAGAATCGTTTTGATAAAGCAAATCGTGATGTTACAAATACCAATTTATTTGTAAATCGCGTAATGGTAACTATGATGCCAGCCATGATGCTTATAATGAATGGAATTACATTGCTTATAGTTTGGGTTGGAGCTCATAATATTGCTGATTCTACAATGCAGGTTGGTGATATGATGGCATTTATGCAATATGCAATACAAATAATTATGGCATTTCTAATGCTTGCTGTGATGTTTATACTTGTACCAAGAGCATCTGTTTCAGCAGGACGTATTAGTGAGGTTCTTGAAACTGATTTGTCTATTGTAGATGATAAAAATCCTAAAAGTTTTGATATGGATAAGTCCGGTGTTATCGAATTTAGGAATGTATCTTTTAAATATCCTGGAGCTTCAGAGTATGCTCTTAAAGGTATAAATTTTAAAGCACTGCCTAATAAAACCACAGCCTTTATAGGTTCTACCGGTTCAGGTAAAACTACTTTAGTGAATTTGATTATGCGTTTTTATGATGTTACAAATGGTGAGATATTTGTAGATGGTGTAAATATAAAGGAAGCATCTCAGCACGAACTAAGAGATAAAATTGGTTATGTGCCTCAAAAAGGATATTTATTTAGTGGTACAATTGAATCTAATTTGAAATATGCCGATGAAAATGCGAATGAAAAGCAAATTTTAAATGCAGCAGAAATTTCACAGTCGATGGAGTTTATAGAGCAAAAACCTCAAAAGTTGAAAACTGAAATATCCCAAGGTGGATCTAATGTTTCCGGTGGACAAAAGCAAAGACTTTCTATTGCTCGTGCTCTTGTTAAGAAACCTGAAGTTTATATTTTTGATGATAGTTTTTCAGCTCTTGATTTTAAAACGGATGCTGCACTTAGAAGGGCTCTTAAAAAAGAAACTTCAGCGAGTACGTTTCTAATTGTTGCACAGCGTATTTCAACAATTATGGATGCAGATCAAATAATAGTTTTAGATAATGGACGTATAGTTGGAAATGGGACACATGAAGAACTTATGAAAAAATGCAGCATTTATAGAGAAATTGCAGTGTCACAATTTTCAGAGGAGGAGTTAGCATGA
- a CDS encoding thioesterase family protein — protein MELSNILEVGLTHTDNYIVENNDTADFIGNKDIIMLSTPSMIKFIEKACSNLVIDKLPKNCRVVGTKINVQHINPTSVNSEIKIKVKIAAINGRKILYNIEVFNETCKIGFGTYEQCVVNLERFLDKAK, from the coding sequence ATGGAACTTAGCAATATTTTAGAAGTGGGCTTAACACATACTGATAATTATATAGTAGAAAATAATGATACAGCTGATTTTATAGGAAATAAAGATATAATCATGCTATCTACTCCAAGTATGATTAAATTTATAGAAAAGGCATGTTCAAATTTAGTAATTGATAAACTACCTAAAAATTGTAGAGTTGTAGGCACCAAAATTAATGTTCAACATATAAATCCGACCTCTGTAAATTCAGAGATTAAAATTAAAGTAAAAATCGCCGCAATAAATGGAAGAAAAATATTATATAATATTGAAGTATTCAATGAAACTTGTAAAATAGGATTTGGAACATATGAACAGTGCGTTGTAAACCTTGAAAGGTTTCTAGATAAGGCTAAATAA
- the helD gene encoding RNA polymerase recycling motor HelD produces MNNFEWKLENEWLQEVLKEVRKQFNEKHDFKEKFRKDSIETQKQLWEDIGSLSITNGLDQVVDFMEYITTLKMQKRRHEFVRKLEEKYEKMLLSPYFGRMDFLERGNDKAQKCYIGNFNLINDNFDFLVYDWRAPISSMYYDYEIGKANYICPEGSIYGEITLKRQYKINNGKIEYMFDSNLNIDDEILQDILSKSTDSKMKNIVTTIQREQNKVIRNEDYKNLIVQGPAGSGKTSIALHRIAYILYKHRDKIASQNIIIFSPNEIFNEYISDVLPQLGEDNMCQTTFKEYMQKALESDFKKESYSEMMENILAANKDPMYQRRIVSIKYKSSIQFIDILKKYVDYAEKKDRSFKDIILRGRLIISSKDLQELFLKDYIQFPLKRRLHKIRERILFLMEPYEKDWVNEVTSKFMESDPYLDKTEVRNRSIAIVKNEMKDIYSEINRMTEFDLIDIYKKLFMKLESFSANFNTGYSEKEIDEIKSYTLDNLKAEKLNYEDQPPLLYLKGVLEGIPKTSEIKYVIIDEAQDYTPLQYEIFYQLFKHANITILGDLDQSINPFMNVGDYNNISHIFPKDNTFIINLTKSYRSTMEITKFSRRLLGKDITYGCVERSGAEPLILGFSDEKSIKEKLLEDVKKYKEKGYKSIGIITRTVKEADEVYNFLKERVHVRAILKDDDEYVSDTLVIPAYLAKGLEFDVVLIYNAGNENYCCEEERLLLYTACTRALHILCIYYSGNCTPLLISAKSLI; encoded by the coding sequence TTGAATAACTTTGAATGGAAGTTGGAAAATGAATGGCTGCAGGAAGTACTCAAAGAAGTTCGAAAACAGTTTAATGAAAAACATGATTTTAAAGAAAAATTTAGAAAAGATTCTATTGAAACACAAAAGCAGCTTTGGGAGGATATAGGCTCTTTGTCCATAACTAATGGATTGGATCAGGTTGTAGATTTTATGGAATACATCACAACATTGAAAATGCAAAAAAGAAGACATGAATTTGTCAGAAAACTTGAAGAAAAATATGAAAAAATGCTTTTATCCCCATACTTTGGGAGGATGGATTTTCTAGAAAGAGGAAATGATAAAGCTCAAAAATGTTATATTGGAAACTTCAATCTTATCAATGACAACTTTGATTTTCTAGTATATGATTGGAGAGCTCCAATTTCCAGCATGTACTATGATTACGAAATTGGAAAAGCTAATTATATATGCCCTGAAGGAAGCATTTATGGTGAAATCACTTTAAAAAGACAGTATAAAATCAATAATGGTAAAATTGAATATATGTTTGACAGCAATCTAAATATTGATGATGAAATACTTCAGGATATCTTGAGTAAAAGTACTGATAGTAAAATGAAGAACATAGTAACAACTATTCAAAGAGAGCAAAATAAAGTAATTCGTAATGAGGATTATAAAAATTTGATTGTTCAGGGCCCTGCGGGAAGTGGGAAAACTTCTATTGCTCTTCACAGGATTGCATACATCTTATATAAGCATAGAGATAAAATAGCATCACAAAATATAATAATATTTTCTCCAAATGAAATTTTTAATGAGTACATTTCCGATGTACTTCCTCAGCTTGGAGAAGACAATATGTGTCAAACTACATTTAAAGAATATATGCAAAAAGCCTTAGAATCTGATTTTAAAAAGGAAAGTTACAGTGAAATGATGGAAAATATTCTTGCAGCTAATAAAGACCCAATGTATCAAAGAAGAATAGTAAGTATAAAATATAAATCTTCCATACAATTTATAGATATATTAAAAAAATATGTAGACTATGCCGAAAAAAAAGATAGAAGCTTTAAAGATATTATTTTAAGAGGCAGATTAATAATTTCCTCTAAGGATTTGCAGGAACTGTTTCTTAAAGATTATATACAGTTTCCACTAAAAAGGAGACTTCATAAGATAAGGGAAAGAATATTATTTCTTATGGAACCTTATGAAAAAGATTGGGTTAACGAAGTAACCAGTAAATTTATGGAATCTGATCCTTATCTGGATAAAACAGAAGTTAGAAATCGCAGTATAGCTATTGTAAAAAATGAAATGAAGGATATATATTCTGAAATCAATAGAATGACAGAGTTTGATTTAATAGATATTTATAAAAAGCTTTTTATGAAATTGGAGTCTTTTTCTGCAAATTTTAATACCGGGTACAGCGAGAAGGAAATTGATGAAATAAAAAGCTATACTTTGGACAATTTGAAGGCTGAAAAGCTTAATTATGAAGATCAACCTCCTCTTCTATATCTCAAAGGTGTACTAGAAGGAATTCCTAAAACCTCAGAAATCAAATATGTTATTATTGATGAAGCGCAAGATTATACACCATTGCAGTATGAAATCTTTTATCAGCTTTTTAAGCATGCTAATATAACTATACTGGGTGATCTTGATCAATCCATCAATCCATTTATGAATGTAGGGGATTATAACAACATCTCTCATATATTTCCGAAAGATAATACCTTTATAATAAATTTAACCAAAAGTTACAGATCAACAATGGAAATTACTAAGTTCTCAAGAAGGCTGCTTGGCAAGGATATTACTTACGGATGTGTAGAGAGAAGTGGAGCTGAACCTTTAATTCTTGGCTTTTCAGATGAAAAATCTATAAAAGAAAAACTTCTTGAGGATGTAAAAAAATATAAGGAGAAAGGTTATAAATCCATTGGTATTATAACAAGGACTGTAAAGGAAGCAGATGAAGTATACAATTTTTTAAAAGAAAGGGTTCATGTTAGAGCCATATTGAAGGATGATGATGAATATGTAAGTGATACATTGGTAATTCCAGCATACCTTGCTAAAGGATTAGAATTTGATGTAGTGCTTATATATAATGCAGGAAATGAAAATTATTGCTGCGAGGAAGAAAGGCTGCTGCTATATACTGCCTGCACTAGAGCTCTTCATATTTTGTGCATATATTATTCAGGGAACTGCACTCCATTATTGATAAGTGCTAAATCTCTGATATAA
- a CDS encoding ABC transporter ATP-binding protein — MSSERKVNRTKMRRGPGAAMQGGEKANDFKNTMKKLIKYMSEYKISIIIVFIFAGASAIFSIVGPKILGRATTKLFEGVMNKISGNGNGIDFNYIGKILVLLIFLYIISAAFSYVQGLIMSKVSMEVSYKMRKEISQKINRMPLKYFDTTNHGEVLSRVTNDVDTVSQTLNQSLTQIITSITTVIGVLVMMFSISFTMTLTALCIIPLSFGIVMLIVRKSQKYFKQQQDYLGHVNGHIEEMYGGHIVMRAFNGEQDSIERFDKLNNTLYKSAWKSQFLSGMMMPVMNFVSNIGYVGVCVLGGWLTIKKAIEVGDIQAFIQYVRSFTQPITQIANISNILQQTAASAERVFEFLDEEEESREVDKLNIDTNNVKGYVEFKNVHFGYNPEKIIINDFSARVKPGQKIAIVGPTGAGKTTIVKLLMRFYDVNSGQILVDGNDIMDFKREDLRSIFGMVLQDTWLYNGSILENIRYGRLNASDEEVKSAARAAHVESFVSTLPAGYDMILNEEASNVSQGQKQLVTIARAILANPKILILDEATSSVDTRTEVMIKNAMDNLMSNRTSFIIAHRLSTIRDADLILVMDHGDIVEQGTHEELIKKNGFYSNLYKSQFEESEAV; from the coding sequence ATGAGTAGTGAACGTAAAGTAAATAGAACTAAAATGCGTAGAGGCCCGGGTGCTGCGATGCAGGGCGGAGAAAAGGCAAATGACTTTAAGAATACTATGAAAAAACTTATAAAGTATATGAGTGAATATAAAATTTCTATAATTATTGTTTTTATATTTGCGGGTGCAAGTGCTATATTTTCTATAGTAGGGCCGAAAATACTTGGACGTGCCACGACAAAATTGTTTGAAGGTGTTATGAATAAAATTTCTGGAAATGGAAATGGTATAGATTTTAATTATATTGGTAAAATATTAGTTCTACTTATTTTTCTCTATATTATAAGTGCGGCCTTTAGTTATGTGCAAGGTTTAATAATGTCGAAAGTATCTATGGAAGTCAGTTATAAGATGAGAAAAGAAATTTCTCAGAAGATAAACAGGATGCCTCTTAAATATTTTGATACAACTAATCATGGAGAAGTCTTATCACGTGTTACAAATGATGTTGATACAGTGAGTCAAACTTTAAATCAAAGTCTAACTCAAATTATAACATCTATTACAACTGTTATTGGAGTGCTTGTTATGATGTTTAGCATAAGTTTTACAATGACACTTACAGCACTTTGTATAATACCTTTGTCATTTGGCATAGTTATGCTTATAGTAAGAAAATCTCAAAAGTACTTTAAGCAGCAGCAAGATTATTTAGGTCATGTAAATGGGCATATAGAAGAAATGTATGGTGGACATATTGTGATGAGGGCATTTAATGGTGAACAGGATAGTATTGAAAGATTTGATAAGCTAAATAATACACTTTATAAATCAGCCTGGAAATCACAGTTTTTATCCGGAATGATGATGCCTGTTATGAATTTTGTAAGTAATATTGGATATGTGGGAGTATGTGTCCTTGGAGGATGGCTTACAATTAAGAAAGCTATTGAAGTTGGAGATATCCAAGCATTTATACAATATGTAAGATCATTTACTCAGCCAATAACTCAGATAGCAAATATATCTAATATATTACAGCAGACAGCGGCATCTGCTGAACGTGTGTTTGAATTTTTAGATGAAGAAGAAGAGAGCAGAGAAGTTGATAAACTCAATATAGATACTAATAATGTAAAAGGATATGTTGAGTTTAAGAATGTCCATTTTGGATATAATCCTGAAAAAATTATCATCAATGATTTTTCAGCTAGAGTTAAACCAGGTCAGAAAATTGCTATTGTTGGACCAACAGGAGCAGGAAAGACAACAATAGTAAAATTACTTATGCGTTTTTATGATGTAAACAGTGGCCAGATTCTCGTAGATGGGAATGATATAATGGATTTCAAAAGAGAAGATTTAAGATCTATATTTGGAATGGTTCTTCAGGACACCTGGTTATATAATGGCAGTATACTTGAAAATATAAGATATGGCAGACTAAATGCATCCGATGAGGAAGTAAAATCAGCGGCAAGAGCTGCACATGTAGAAAGTTTTGTATCTACACTTCCAGCAGGATATGATATGATTCTAAATGAAGAGGCATCTAATGTTTCTCAGGGACAGAAACAGCTTGTTACAATTGCCAGAGCAATACTTGCAAATCCAAAAATTTTAATTCTGGATGAAGCAACTAGTTCTGTTGATACACGTACTGAAGTCATGATAAAAAATGCCATGGATAATCTTATGAGTAATCGAACAAGTTTTATTATTGCACATAGGTTATCTACAATAAGGGATGCTGATCTAATACTTGTAATGGATCATGGTGATATTGTAGAGCAGGGGACACATGAGGAACTTATAAAGAAAAATGGTTTTTATTCAAATCTCTATAAAAGTCAATTTGAAGAATCAGAAGCAGTATAG
- a CDS encoding amino acid permease, giving the protein MEENQNLSRGLKNRHVQLLAIGGAIGTGLFLGSGRSIHLAGPSILLAYSITGIMLFFVMRALGELLLSNSNYHSFVEFVYDYLGESTAFITGWTYWFCWISLAMADVTASGLYVQYWFPNISRWLPSLVVLVILLIMNLTAVKLFGEMEFWFALIKVIAILALIIGGTFMIIKGFSTNAGASSFSNLWRHGGWFPNGLNGFILSFQMVVFAFTGIELVGLTAGETENPEHVIPRAINNIPIRIIIFYVGALAVIMAIYPWNSIDPAKSPFVQVFSAIGIAAAASIVNFVVLTSAASACNSGIFSTSRMVFSLAKEDNAPKSMKKLTSNHIPCNATIFSACIILIAVILNYIMPEGVFVLITSISTFCYIFIWAIIVICHIKYRKTKPELAKNNKFKMPFYPIINYMILAFFAFVIFTLALNNETRVALFVTPVWFLILAVIFKILKSKKKNNNSKENAKQYLA; this is encoded by the coding sequence ATGGAGGAAAATCAAAATTTATCAAGAGGTTTAAAAAATCGACACGTTCAATTGCTTGCAATAGGTGGTGCCATTGGTACCGGATTGTTTCTCGGTTCTGGCAGATCAATTCATCTAGCAGGTCCATCTATTCTATTGGCATACTCAATAACAGGAATAATGCTATTTTTTGTCATGCGTGCACTTGGTGAACTGCTGCTTTCAAATTCAAATTACCATTCTTTCGTGGAATTCGTCTACGATTATCTTGGTGAAAGTACTGCTTTCATAACTGGATGGACATATTGGTTCTGCTGGATTTCACTTGCTATGGCTGATGTAACTGCATCAGGGCTCTATGTACAATACTGGTTTCCAAATATATCAAGATGGCTTCCAAGCCTTGTAGTTCTTGTAATTTTACTAATTATGAATCTTACTGCTGTAAAACTATTTGGGGAAATGGAATTCTGGTTTGCACTAATTAAAGTAATAGCAATACTAGCTTTAATTATAGGTGGTACTTTTATGATCATTAAAGGTTTTTCAACAAACGCTGGAGCATCAAGCTTTTCTAATCTCTGGAGACATGGTGGATGGTTTCCAAATGGTCTGAATGGTTTCATTCTATCTTTTCAAATGGTTGTATTTGCCTTTACTGGTATTGAATTAGTTGGTCTAACTGCTGGTGAGACTGAAAATCCGGAACACGTTATCCCAAGAGCTATAAATAATATTCCAATAAGAATTATAATTTTCTATGTTGGAGCACTTGCTGTTATTATGGCAATATATCCTTGGAATTCGATCGATCCGGCCAAGAGTCCTTTTGTACAAGTATTTTCTGCAATTGGAATTGCTGCAGCTGCAAGTATTGTAAATTTTGTTGTATTAACATCTGCCGCATCTGCTTGTAACAGTGGCATATTTAGTACAAGCCGTATGGTTTTCTCACTTGCTAAAGAAGATAATGCACCTAAATCAATGAAAAAATTAACTTCTAATCATATACCATGTAATGCAACAATATTTTCTGCCTGTATTATATTAATTGCAGTTATTTTAAATTACATTATGCCGGAAGGAGTATTTGTACTTATCACAAGTATATCAACCTTCTGTTATATATTCATTTGGGCAATAATAGTTATTTGTCATATAAAATACCGTAAAACCAAACCAGAACTTGCTAAAAACAATAAATTCAAAATGCCGTTTTATCCAATTATAAATTATATGATTTTAGCGTTCTTTGCTTTTGTTATATTTACACTTGCCCTCAACAATGAAACTCGTGTAGCTCTATTTGTAACACCTGTGTGGTTTTTAATTCTCGCTGTAATTTTTAAAATACTTAAATCTAAAAAAAAGAATAATAATTCTAAAGAAAATGCTAAACAGTACTTAGCATAA
- a CDS encoding MarR family winged helix-turn-helix transcriptional regulator: protein MKNKYDILKLENQLCFPLYACAKEVVKKYKPFLEKIDLTYTQYITMMVIWEKIELNVKELGEYLYLDSGTLTPVLKKLESKGYITRVRSKDDERNLIVTLTEEGNKLKETAVKIPSQIGQCVKLDLEEIKTLYKLLYKMLKGVTE from the coding sequence ATGAAAAATAAATATGATATCTTAAAATTAGAAAATCAATTGTGTTTTCCACTTTATGCATGTGCAAAAGAGGTTGTTAAAAAATACAAGCCTTTTCTTGAAAAAATAGATTTAACATATACTCAGTATATTACCATGATGGTAATATGGGAAAAGATAGAATTAAATGTTAAAGAACTCGGAGAATACCTGTATCTAGATTCTGGTACACTAACACCGGTTTTGAAAAAGTTAGAATCGAAAGGATATATTACACGTGTAAGATCAAAAGATGATGAAAGAAATTTAATAGTTACGTTGACTGAAGAAGGTAACAAACTTAAGGAAACAGCAGTCAAGATTCCATCTCAAATCGGTCAGTGTGTTAAACTTGATTTAGAAGAAATAAAGACACTTTATAAGCTTCTCTATAAAATGTTAAAAGGTGTGACAGAGTAA